One genomic region from Gossypium hirsutum isolate 1008001.06 chromosome D13, Gossypium_hirsutum_v2.1, whole genome shotgun sequence encodes:
- the LOC107918450 gene encoding autophagy-related protein 8C-like, which produces MAKSSFKLEHPLERRQAEAARIREKYPDRIPVIVERAEKTDVPEIDKKKYLVPADLTVGQFVYVVRKRIKLSPEKAIFIFVKNILPPTAAMLSAIYEENKDEDGFLYMTYSGENTFGIIEAHDQDISM; this is translated from the exons ATGGCCAAGAGCTCCTTTAAGTTGGAACATCCCCTCG AAAGGAGGCAGGCTGAAGCTGCTCGGATTAGGGAAAAGTATCCGGACAGAATCCCG GTGATTGTTGAAAGGGCGGAGAAGACTGATGTACCTGAGATTGATAAGAAAAA ATATCTGGTTCCTGCTGATCTAACAGTTGGCCAATTTGTCTATGTTGTACGGAAGAGGATTAAGCTCAGTCCTGAGAAGGCTATATTCATTTTCGTGAAGAACATTCTACCCCCAACTG CTGCTATGTTGTCTGCCATATACGAGGAAAACAAGGACGAAGATGGTTTTCTTTACATGACTTACAGCGGTGAAAACACATTTGGGATCATTGAGGCACATGATCAAGATATATCCATGTGA